The genomic region GCACGAGAGCCCCGCTGCATCCGGCGGCGAACCAGTCCTGGAAGGATTCGATCACCTTTTGCCGCCCTTCCTTGGGCACCGAATTGGCTTCGAGCGTGCGCGCGAGCAGGGTCACGGCCTTGCGCCCTTTCCAGCGGCCCCCGGTCGGCAAACCTAAAAGCGTGAGGAAGCGCTCGTTGCAGACCACGAAGCGCTGGTCGGCATCGAACATGCACAACCCGTGCGGCATGTTGTTGACGGCGGTATCGAAATGGGAGGCCAGCGCCCGCAGGTCATGGGACGCGACCACGGCGTCGAACAGGGTATGGCGCAAGCGCGTCGCAATGTTTCTTACGCTCATGAAGAAGGGCACGAGCAGCAGCGCGAGAAACACATAGGCGAATTCGTATTGCAGAAGCAGCCCCGCCACCATGGGCACAGCGGCCGTTATGGTGGTGAAGGTCACGAGCTGGTCGGAGGCGTAGTTGCGGCCCGTAATGCCGATCATATAGGCCAGGCACACCGCAAAGCTCACAAGATGAACCGCAGGATCCTGGGTGAGAAGAAAGGTGAGGAAGCACCAGAGGCTCAAAAACACCGCAAAGGTGCTCGACCCCAGGATGTAGCGCTTCTCCCAGCGCCGCGCCTCGGCCAGCGCCTGGGGCCCGGGCATGGCGCGCTCATAGGCGTTCATGTCCATCCAGCGCACGAACCCGGTGAGGCCCAAGGGAATGGCGCAGCCCGCGATCCACATCGAGCCGCTCATCCAGCCGGTGACCAGTGCCGCTGCAATGGCGCTGCCCGTACCCGAAAACAGCGAGCGCCGGTCCTTATAAAGGGCGGTCACCGAGGAAATGTAGACTTCTGCCGGCAAATTCGGCGTATTTTCCCGAGACTGCGGACGCATGGCCACTCTGTCTAACATGAGGCAGTCTGCTTTATAGACGGCAAAAACTTAAAATGTATTCTTTTAACCTCTTCAACTTTGAGAGCAGCGCTTAGCAGATCGTTTGCAAATGATTAGCCGGCAAGCGCGCGCGTCCAAAGAGGCACAAATCCTTCCGCCAGCATAATGCACGCAAGGCCTGCCAGCGACCACCACGCCCACATTGTGTTTACCTTTATGGTTGCTGAAATATGAACGTTTCAAGAAACAAAGATCTAAACGATTACTAAAACGTTAACGAATAATACTTCGGCGCAGAAGACGTGCCGAAGACAATTGACCTTGGTTAAATTTTAATTAAAAATTGCCCTTATACGGTTTGGAGGGCAAGCCATGAGTTCCGTTGCACCCGGTTCGGGGGTCTCGTTTTCACAACGTCTGATCGATTTTCTTGACAGGATCGAATATCGCCGCCTCGAAGAGCCGGCCGAGCGCGAGCAGGCATTCAACCTGCGATATGAAGCCTATGTCCGCGAGGGGATGATCTCCATCGCCTTCGAAAAGCGGCTGACCGATGCCTATGACGAGATGGACAACGTCCATGTCTTCGGCATCTACATGGATGGCGAAATCGCCAGCACCATCCGGGTGCACGTCGCCAGCCCCGGCATGGCTCACTCACCGACGGTCGATGCCTTTCCCGAAATGCTGATGCCCGAGATCGACAAGGGCAGCACCATCGTCGATCCCACCCGGTTCGCGGTGCATCCGGCCATGAGTGGGCGTCATCCCGAACTGCCCTATGTCACAGCGCGGCTGGGCTTCCTGGCGTCTGAATATTACGCCGCCGATCTGGGGCTTGCCTCGGTACGGCTCGAGCACCAGGCATTCTACAAGCGCCTGTTCGGCCTGCGGCCCTTGTGTCCGCCCCGCGTCTACCATGGCATGAACAAGCAGCTCAGCCTCATGGGCATAAACTATTGCGCCGTGCGCGAAAGCGTCGTCGCCCGCTATCCTTTCATGCGCACCACGGCCGAGGAGCTCGACACTCTCTTCGGCATGGCTTCGGTTCCGCTGGGCGCCCTGGCTGCGGCAGCGGCAGCCCGCAATGTCGAGTCCGTTGGCACCCGATAGTCAGCGATCAGGCGTGGCGGCGAAGGCCGCCCGCCGCTCCCGCCGCCCATGCTGCGACATCATCGAGAAAGCGTTCCAGCAGCGCGTTGAACTCTCGAGGAGCCTCCAGGAATGGCGCATGAACCGCTTTCTCGATCACATGGCAGCGCCCATCCCAGAGATTGGCGTAGTTGAGACCGGCAAGGTATTCGAGACGGGCGAAGGGTTCGTCCTGGCCATTGACCACAGCAAGCGGAGCCCGGTTATGCTCGACCACGTATTTCTGATCGACGCCCAGTCCGGCCATTATGCCCCGCCCCATGATGCGGCGCATGCGCCAGTCGGTGCGTTCGATAAGCGCGCGGAAGTCCTGCGGCCCTCTGGCCCCGAAGCACATCCGGAAGAAGCGGTCGACGTCCCGCGGCCGCAAGCGACCCCGTGTGGTGAGCGCGAGATCGGTGTTGGGCTGAAAACCGCGCAACACACCCAGGATGCCGCGCGAAATCGGTGGCGTACCCATGATCATCAGTCCGGCAATGCGCGGATCGCGCTCGATAAGCTCGATCCCGATATGCCCGCCCAGCGACCAGCCGACCACGGCGAGATGCTCGATGGCCAGAGCATCGAGAACCTCGGCCACGGTATCGGCGAGCCCCGGCATGGTGTACCCGGCCTGCGGATCGCGCGCATTGCCCGACTGTCCATGCCCGGGCAGGTCGATGGCGATCAGCCGGTAGCGTTGGGCAAGCGGGCTCTGAAACTGACGGAAGAACACGTTGCGCGCGTTCGAATTGCCGTGCAGCAGCAGCACCGGAAAACCGCTCCCCTGCGTGTCGCTGAGCGCGATACGCGCCTGACTGCACTCGATTTCGCCGTACACCATGGCCACTTCCGCACAGCACCTTCCTTTCCCCATCCTACAAGACAGGCCTCTCCAGCCCGTTAATGATTTCACACCCGGCCTTTCCCTATCGATCAACCAGACATGAGGACCCAATGAGCACACCCGGCGCCCAACCCGCACACGACGATTACATCCTGGGTCATTCCGAACGCGAACTGGCGCGGCTCGAGCAGCAGGCAGCGCTCTTTGCCGGGCAGACCCGCGATATTCTGTTGCGTGCCGGGCTGGAAAAGGGGATGCGGGTTCTCGATCTCGGCTGCGGCGTCGGCGACGTCTCGCTCATCGCGGCCGAAATCGTCGGGCCGCAAGGTTCGGTCACCGGCATCGATCCCTCCGAAGCGGCGCTTTCGGTCGCCCGGGCCAGAGCGCACCGGCGCGGCTTTGATATCGCGTTCGAAGCGACCACGCTCGAGGCGATCGAAGAGCACCCCGATGTCGATGCGGTGATAGGCCGGTTTATCCTGCTGCACATGACCGATCCGGGCGCCACCATCGCCGCACTCACCAAGCGGCTCAAGCCCGGCACGCTGGTAAATTTCATCGAGTTCGACATCACCTCGTCCTATGCCGAGCCGGCCCTGCCGCTTCTCCACCAGGCTATCGCGCGGATCGGTGAGGTCTATCGCCGCTCCGGCCGCGCCGCCGACATGGGCGCCCGGCTCTACCCCGCCTATCGCGCTGCCGGGCTCACACCGGAGATGATCGGGCTTACACGCATCAGCAATCGCGATGATGTCGATGGCTTCGCCTTTATCGTCGAGTCCACGCGCAGTCTGTTGCCGGCCATCGAGGCGCTCGGCATTGCGACGGCCGTCGAGATCGACATCGACACGCTGCATCAGCGCCTGCTCGACGAGGCAAGGGCGGGCGATCCGTGCATCTTCTACCCCCGTCTCGTCGGGGCATGGGCGCGGGTTTCCTGATCACTGCCTTGCGGTCCGCCGCAGCGATTGCGGCGGCTGGCCGAGCGTGCGCAGGAAAGCCCGACGCATCTGCGCCGCATCGGAAAAGCCCGACCCGATAGCGATCTGCTCGAAGCTGCCAAAGCCGCTCTCGATGGCCTCCTGCGCCGCTTCGAGCCGCAGACGCTCGACGGCCTTGGCCGGAGTGGCGCCGGTTTCGGCAAGAAAGCGCCGCGAAAAGTTGCGCGGGCTCATGGCCGCTCGCTCGGCTAGCCGCTCAACGCTTAACGGTTCGCCGAGATGGGCCCGCATCCATTCGATCAGCGGCCCAAAGCGCCCCTCCCCGCCCCGAACCTCAAGGCGTGGCGAATATTGCGACTGCCCGCCCGGCCGGCGCTTGTGCACCACGAGCTGCTGCGCCGTCCTATGGGCGATTTCGGGACCGCAATCGTCTTCAATCAGCGCCAGTGTCAGATCGATGCCCGCCGATATGCCTGCCGAGGTCCAGACCTCCCCATCGCGGGTAAAGATGCGATCGGGGCTTAGCCTGACCTCGGGATAGAGCCGGCGGAAGCGCTCGGTGCTGTCCCAATGGGTTGTCGCCTGTCGCCCGTTGAGCCGTCCCGCCTCGGCAAGAAAGAAGGCGCCAGAACACACGCTGGCCAGCCGCCGTGGGCGGGCCGCCGAAAGCCAGGCGACAATGGCGCCGAACGCGGCCATGTCGCGCACGATTTCCCCACCTGAGACGATCACCGTATTTGGCGCTACCGCCGGCAGCTTCCCGGCCCTGAGCGTCAGGCCCGATGAGCTTGCGATCTCCCCTTCCTCAGGCGCCAGAATGCTGAGCTCATATCTCTCGTCCAGATTACGCGACGCGATTTCCAATGCCGCGGCCGGCCCCGTGGCGTCGAGGATCTGGAACCCCGGATGGATGATTATGCCCACCGTCCGCGCCATGGCTGTTTCTGCTCGAATTATGTCATTTCAGCCAGATTGAGCTTCGATTACCCTGAGGTCAAGCCACGGTCTGGGGAGATGATGATGAAGTGGTCGATTGTCCTGTCGGGCCTCGTCGGTGTCGTGCTGGCCGCCATTGCCGGCTTCGGCATCTGGGTGGCGATGCTGCCGCCCGCCGTGGTGGCCGCGCCCGCCCCGGTGCCGGCCGAAGAGACCGCGGCGATCGTCGAGGCGCTGCGCCCGCCAAAGCGGGAGCGTCCGCTGATCACTGTGATCGGCATCAATGATGCGACCGAGACCACCGATTATCTCATGCCCACCGGCATCCTGCGGCGTGCGGATGTGGCCGACGTGGTGCTGGTGGCAACCGAAGCCGGGCCGGTGGAACTCTATCCAGCACTAACGGTGATGCCCGACATGAGCGTCGCCCAGTTCGACGCTACCCATCCCGAGGGCGCCGACTATGTGATCGTTCCCGCCATGAGCCGGGACAACGATCCCGCGATCATGGCCTGGCTGGCCGCACAGGCCGGAAAGGGCAGCACCGTCATCGGCGTCTGTGCCGGCGCCAAGGTGGTGGCCGCCACCGGTCTGCTCGAAAACCGGCGCGGCACCACGCACTGGTTCTTCCTTGACGCATTGCGGCGCGAAAATCCCACGATGACCTACGTGCCGGACCGGCGCATCGTGGCTGACGGCAACGTCGTGACGACGACGGGGATCTCCGCTTCCATCCCCATGGCGCTCACTCTTGTCGAAGCGATCGCCGGCCGGCCACGGGCCGAAGCGGTCGCCGCTGACATCGGCTTTGAGAGCTGGAACGCCGCCCACGACAGCGACGCCTTTTCCCTGACACGCCCCTTCGCCACGACCGTCATGGCCAATCTCGCGGCTTTCTGGCAGCGCGAGGAGCATAGCCTCGCCCTCGAGCCGCAATTTGATGCGGTCTCGCTCGCCATCGCCGCCGATGCCTGGTCGCGCACCTACCGCTCGCGGGCGCTGACGGTTGCCCCCAGCGCTGATGCGGTGACCGATCGGGACGGCATCCGCATCCTGCCCGATCGGGTGTCCAGTACAAATGCGCCCACCGCCATGCTGGCGCCGGGCTCCACCACGCCAGCCGCAGCCCTAGAGGGGACACTTGAGGAAATCTCGAGCCGCTACGGCCCCGCCACTGCCTATGTGGTCGCCATGCAGCTCGAATATCCCTGGCCGATGCCCTGACGCCGGCTAAGTCAGCGCCGCTTCCCCCAGCACCTTTTCGAGCGCATCGGAATCCACATCGGCAAGCCGCGCCGGCTGCCATTGGGGATTTCGGTCCTTGTCGATCAGCACGGCGCGCACCCCTTCGGCGAAATCGGGCCGCAGCGCCATATGCTTGGCCAGCGCCAGATCGTCCTCGAGAATGGCCCGCACATCACGAAGCTGTCGCGCCCGCCGGTGGGAGATAACGATGGCGGCCAAGGATGTGGGACATTGGCGGGCGATTGCCGCATGCAGCGCTGCGGCACCCGGATCGCCCTCTTCGGCCAGATCGAGGAGGTTCTCGACGATCTTGCCTACGGTTTCGGCCGCAAACACCGGAGCCAGGGAATCGGCAAGCCCGCAAAAGCTCGCTTCCCCCGGATCGATCGATTCCGATTGGATGAGCGCGGTGATGGCCGTGTCCGGATCGCCCGCCTGCGCCGCCTCGATCACCCGTGCGCGCAGGCCGGCCAGAGCGTCCTCGGGCACCGCCGCATCGGCCAGCCCCAGCGCGATGGCATCGGCGACCGCCACGGTCTGCCCCGACATCAAAAAGGCGAGCGCCCGCGCCTGGGCGGTCTTATAGAGGATGGCGTTGACGCCCACGTCGCAGAAGAACCCGATCGCCCCTTCGGGCATGGCGAACCGGCTCGAAGCCGTGGCGATGCGATAGCGGGCGTGCGAGGATATTCCGATCCCCCCGCCCATGACGATGCCGTGCTGAAGGGCAACGATCGGCTTGGGATAGGTCGCGATCAGCCCGTTCATGTCGTATTCGTCGGCAAAGAACGCAGAGACCCGCCGCGTGTCGCCGACAAGTGCCAATTCCCGCGTCGCGCGCACGTCCCCGCCCGCGCACAACCCCTTTTCCCCTTCGCCCTCGATCAGGACGGCCCGCACCCGCTCGTCTTCGTCCCATTCGTCGAGGGCAGCGCGCACCGCCGCGATCATATCCGCGCTCAGGGCGTTGATCGCCCTGGGCCTGGCCAGCCGGATAATACCGCATGCGCCTTCGATCGAAATGGAGATGTCGTCCATGAGCCCCGTCCTCTTGCCTTTTCCATACTGCTATGGCCTTGCACCGAAATGAAGCCCGTTCCGCATTTCCCTTGGCCCGGAAATGAATTAAGACAGGCGCACGACTAAACGCTGAAAGAACCCAAAGGGTCATGAAAATTTCAAGGACCGGCATCGCCCGGGATCTCGAACGCCTCAAGGATCAAGGCAAGCCGATCCGTCTTGGCATCATCGGCTCGGGTGAAATGGGCACCGATCTGGTCACTCAGGTGTCCCTGATGGAGGGGATTGAGATCGCCGCCATTTCGACCCGCCGTCCGCACACCGCCATGGCCGCCATGGATATCGCCTATGGCCCCGGCGGGCAGAGCGATCACGCCCGCGAGGTGTCCTCGCGCAGCGCCATGAGCGCCGCCATCGACATGGGGCGGATAGCGGTCACCTCCGACACCGAGTTGATGGTCACGGCTCCCGAAGTGGATGTCATTATCGATGCGACCGGCAAGCCCGGCGTGGGCGCCGATTTCGACCTTCTGGGCATGGAGCACGGCAAGCATCTGGTGATGATGAATGTCGAAGCCGACGTCACCATTGGCCCTTACCTCAAGCACGAAGCCGATCGCCTCGGCGTCATCTATTCGGTGGGCGCTGGCGACGAGCCGTCCTCGTGCATGGAACTTATCGAATTCACCGCCGCCCTTGGCCTTGAGATCGTTGCCGCCGGCAAGGGCAAGAACAACCCCCTGAACCACGATGCGGTGCCAGCCGACTATGTCGAAGAAGCCACGCGCCGCAACATGAACCCCCGCATGCTCGTCGAATTCGTCGATGGCTCGAAGACCATGGTGGAAATGGCCGCCATCGCCAATGCGACGGGACTAGTCCCCGACCGGCCGGGGATGCACGGGCCCAATGCGGACCGGGAAACGCTGCCCAAGGTCTTGATCCCCAGGGCCGATGGCGGCGTGCTCGAAAAATCCGGCGTTGTCGATTACACCATCGGCAAGGGCGTTGCGCCGGGTGTCTTCGTGATCGCCAGGGCCACCCATCCGCGCGTGGTCGAGAGAATGGACGATCTCCATGTCGGGGTCG from Pelagibacterium sp. 26DY04 harbors:
- a CDS encoding SAF domain-containing protein, whose translation is MKISRTGIARDLERLKDQGKPIRLGIIGSGEMGTDLVTQVSLMEGIEIAAISTRRPHTAMAAMDIAYGPGGQSDHAREVSSRSAMSAAIDMGRIAVTSDTELMVTAPEVDVIIDATGKPGVGADFDLLGMEHGKHLVMMNVEADVTIGPYLKHEADRLGVIYSVGAGDEPSSCMELIEFTAALGLEIVAAGKGKNNPLNHDAVPADYVEEATRRNMNPRMLVEFVDGSKTMVEMAAIANATGLVPDRPGMHGPNADRETLPKVLIPRADGGVLEKSGVVDYTIGKGVAPGVFVIARATHPRVVERMDDLHVGVGPYYGFYRPYHLTSLEVPLTAARIMLYGKPDMVPLANPVAEVCAVAKRDLVPGTPLDAIGETCYRSWTMTAADARAAGAIPVGLLEGGTVTAPIKKGELLTAANATPDTSTKLFALRKRQDEMLAAAQG
- a CDS encoding class I SAM-dependent methyltransferase, whose amino-acid sequence is MSTPGAQPAHDDYILGHSERELARLEQQAALFAGQTRDILLRAGLEKGMRVLDLGCGVGDVSLIAAEIVGPQGSVTGIDPSEAALSVARARAHRRGFDIAFEATTLEAIEEHPDVDAVIGRFILLHMTDPGATIAALTKRLKPGTLVNFIEFDITSSYAEPALPLLHQAIARIGEVYRRSGRAADMGARLYPAYRAAGLTPEMIGLTRISNRDDVDGFAFIVESTRSLLPAIEALGIATAVEIDIDTLHQRLLDEARAGDPCIFYPRLVGAWARVS
- a CDS encoding DJ-1/PfpI family protein; this encodes MDDYAHRPRHGCFCSNYVISARLSFDYPEVKPRSGEMMMKWSIVLSGLVGVVLAAIAGFGIWVAMLPPAVVAAPAPVPAEETAAIVEALRPPKRERPLITVIGINDATETTDYLMPTGILRRADVADVVLVATEAGPVELYPALTVMPDMSVAQFDATHPEGADYVIVPAMSRDNDPAIMAWLAAQAGKGSTVIGVCAGAKVVAATGLLENRRGTTHWFFLDALRRENPTMTYVPDRRIVADGNVVTTTGISASIPMALTLVEAIAGRPRAEAVAADIGFESWNAAHDSDAFSLTRPFATTVMANLAAFWQREEHSLALEPQFDAVSLAIAADAWSRTYRSRALTVAPSADAVTDRDGIRILPDRVSSTNAPTAMLAPGSTTPAAALEGTLEEISSRYGPATAYVVAMQLEYPWPMP
- a CDS encoding alpha/beta hydrolase, producing MVYGEIECSQARIALSDTQGSGFPVLLLHGNSNARNVFFRQFQSPLAQRYRLIAIDLPGHGQSGNARDPQAGYTMPGLADTVAEVLDALAIEHLAVVGWSLGGHIGIELIERDPRIAGLMIMGTPPISRGILGVLRGFQPNTDLALTTRGRLRPRDVDRFFRMCFGARGPQDFRALIERTDWRMRRIMGRGIMAGLGVDQKYVVEHNRAPLAVVNGQDEPFARLEYLAGLNYANLWDGRCHVIEKAVHAPFLEAPREFNALLERFLDDVAAWAAGAAGGLRRHA
- a CDS encoding enoyl-CoA hydratase/isomerase family protein, translating into MDDISISIEGACGIIRLARPRAINALSADMIAAVRAALDEWDEDERVRAVLIEGEGEKGLCAGGDVRATRELALVGDTRRVSAFFADEYDMNGLIATYPKPIVALQHGIVMGGGIGISSHARYRIATASSRFAMPEGAIGFFCDVGVNAILYKTAQARALAFLMSGQTVAVADAIALGLADAAVPEDALAGLRARVIEAAQAGDPDTAITALIQSESIDPGEASFCGLADSLAPVFAAETVGKIVENLLDLAEEGDPGAAALHAAIARQCPTSLAAIVISHRRARQLRDVRAILEDDLALAKHMALRPDFAEGVRAVLIDKDRNPQWQPARLADVDSDALEKVLGEAALT
- a CDS encoding GlxA family transcriptional regulator — its product is MGIIIHPGFQILDATGPAAALEIASRNLDERYELSILAPEEGEIASSSGLTLRAGKLPAVAPNTVIVSGGEIVRDMAAFGAIVAWLSAARPRRLASVCSGAFFLAEAGRLNGRQATTHWDSTERFRRLYPEVRLSPDRIFTRDGEVWTSAGISAGIDLTLALIEDDCGPEIAHRTAQQLVVHKRRPGGQSQYSPRLEVRGGEGRFGPLIEWMRAHLGEPLSVERLAERAAMSPRNFSRRFLAETGATPAKAVERLRLEAAQEAIESGFGSFEQIAIGSGFSDAAQMRRAFLRTLGQPPQSLRRTARQ